Proteins from a single region of Ensifer adhaerens:
- a CDS encoding ATP-binding cassette domain-containing protein has protein sequence MTMNANSAREPVLKLKDIRKTFGGVTAIENFSLDVHPGEIVALVGDNGAGKSTLIKIISGVHTPTSGTITIENQTVAMSNATMARAHGIEVVYQDLALADQQTVYMNMFLGREPTNRFGLLDRRRMIAETETLVKELDVRIPSAHATIRDLSGGQRQGVAIARATHWASKLILLDEPTAALGVAETAKVEEIVESLKRRNIGVLIISHSLDQVFKLSDRICVLRRGKQIGIRETAKTDKNEIIAMITGLQQH, from the coding sequence ATGACCATGAACGCGAATTCCGCACGCGAGCCGGTGCTGAAGCTGAAGGACATCCGCAAGACCTTTGGCGGCGTCACTGCCATCGAAAACTTCTCGCTCGACGTCCACCCGGGGGAGATCGTCGCGCTCGTCGGTGACAACGGCGCCGGAAAGTCGACGCTGATCAAGATCATCTCCGGCGTGCATACGCCGACCTCGGGCACGATCACTATCGAGAACCAGACGGTGGCAATGTCGAATGCCACCATGGCGCGCGCCCATGGCATCGAGGTCGTCTACCAGGATCTGGCGCTTGCCGACCAGCAGACGGTCTACATGAACATGTTTCTCGGCCGCGAACCGACAAACCGTTTCGGCCTGCTCGATCGTCGCCGCATGATTGCCGAGACCGAGACGCTGGTGAAGGAACTGGATGTCCGCATCCCCTCGGCGCATGCGACGATCCGTGACCTTTCGGGCGGCCAGCGCCAGGGCGTGGCGATTGCGCGTGCAACTCACTGGGCAAGCAAGCTGATCCTGCTCGACGAGCCGACGGCAGCCCTTGGCGTCGCCGAGACCGCCAAGGTCGAGGAGATCGTCGAATCGCTGAAGCGTCGCAACATCGGCGTGCTGATCATCAGCCACAGCCTCGATCAGGTCTTCAAGCTGTCGGATCGCATTTGCGTTTTGCGCCGCGGCAAGCAGATCGGTATTCGCGAGACGGCCAAGACCGACAAGAACGAGATCATTGCGATGATCACCGGGCTGCAGCAGCACTGA
- a CDS encoding alanine racemase yields MFLDVLRRRNPAFIEAAMALHQQGKIPANAYVLDLDAVEANAKVLSDEARRLGLKIFAMTKQVGRSSSFCDAVMRGGIDRSVAVDMACARATHKAGLKVGHLGHLQQIARHEAAAAAKTFRPDYWTVFNDEKAGEAASGAKAAGYRQDLLARIRAEGDTFYRGHEGGFDAADVAAVADRLDALDGGRFAGITTFPALLFDHERRKVLPTHNLATLSKAAEALARAGRKGIEVNAPGTTSSVLLAALAEAGATQCEPGNGLHGTTALHVMEDLPELPAVLYLTEVSHLSGGKAYCFGGGFYIDPIFPDYDVKAIVSAEPTTLASALRSVEVPPPSAIDYYAMIDASGTAAPKPGDTAVFGFRGQAFVTRAYVVGVSGISKRTPKVETIENGFGETAAWPV; encoded by the coding sequence ATGTTTCTCGACGTTCTGCGCCGCCGCAACCCGGCCTTCATCGAAGCGGCGATGGCTCTGCATCAGCAGGGCAAGATCCCGGCAAACGCCTATGTTCTCGACCTCGATGCGGTCGAGGCCAACGCCAAGGTCTTGAGCGACGAGGCGCGCCGTCTCGGCCTGAAGATCTTTGCCATGACCAAGCAGGTCGGCCGCTCCAGCTCCTTCTGTGACGCGGTCATGCGCGGCGGCATCGACCGTTCGGTTGCCGTCGACATGGCCTGCGCCCGCGCCACCCACAAGGCCGGTCTGAAGGTTGGCCATCTCGGCCATCTGCAGCAGATTGCACGCCACGAGGCAGCCGCTGCAGCGAAAACATTCCGGCCTGACTACTGGACGGTGTTCAATGACGAGAAGGCCGGGGAGGCTGCGTCCGGCGCGAAGGCCGCCGGCTACCGGCAGGACCTGCTGGCCCGCATCCGGGCGGAAGGCGACACGTTCTATCGCGGCCATGAAGGCGGCTTCGACGCCGCTGACGTCGCCGCGGTTGCCGACCGGCTCGATGCGCTCGACGGCGGTCGTTTTGCCGGCATCACCACCTTTCCAGCTCTGCTCTTCGATCATGAACGCCGCAAGGTGCTGCCGACACACAATCTTGCGACGCTTTCGAAGGCCGCCGAGGCGCTTGCGAGGGCTGGCCGCAAAGGCATCGAGGTGAACGCGCCCGGAACGACCTCCAGCGTCCTTTTGGCGGCGCTGGCCGAAGCGGGTGCGACCCAGTGCGAACCGGGCAACGGCCTGCATGGCACAACGGCGCTGCATGTGATGGAGGATCTGCCGGAGCTGCCGGCGGTGCTCTATCTCACCGAGGTCTCGCATCTCTCCGGCGGCAAGGCCTATTGCTTCGGCGGGGGCTTCTACATCGATCCGATCTTCCCGGACTACGACGTCAAGGCGATCGTCTCAGCCGAGCCGACCACATTGGCATCGGCGCTTCGAAGCGTCGAAGTGCCGCCGCCATCGGCGATCGACTACTACGCGATGATCGATGCCAGCGGTACCGCAGCACCGAAGCCCGGCGACACGGCCGTGTTCGGCTTCCGCGGCCAGGCCTTCGTCACGCGGGCTTATGTTGTCGGCGTTTCCGGCATCTCCAAGCGTACACCGAAGGTGGAAACGATCGAAAACGGTTTCGGCGAAACCGCGGCCTGGCCGGTTTGA
- a CDS encoding ABC transporter permease: MMSSAHSSASGQPASLVNRLNLQQYVVYLGFLAIFLFFAIVLKDSGFLTVRNLSNIMLQTAPVTIMAIGLVFVMSAGEIDLSIGSTVAVSALAAAVTVNDYGLAAGVVVGIGAGLLIGLLNGVLVAYVKLPSFLVTLATLGLFAGVSRSMTNLRSIPVTDSTFTGFFGSGSFLGVPSLIWWTVVAVVCGHIIYRETRFGAHVLATGDNSRAASVSGISVPRIRLAVLMISGGLAGLAGLLYAGRLQAAKYTLGETDLMTVIAAVIVGGTLLNGGKGTIIGALVGSLMMGMLNNGLILMGLSVSDQMIVRGLIILAAVAVSLREKSR; encoded by the coding sequence ATGATGTCCAGTGCCCATTCCAGCGCGAGCGGCCAGCCGGCCAGCCTCGTCAATCGCCTCAACCTGCAGCAATACGTCGTCTATCTCGGCTTCCTGGCGATCTTTCTGTTTTTTGCCATCGTCTTGAAGGACAGCGGCTTTCTGACCGTTCGCAACCTGTCGAACATCATGCTGCAGACCGCGCCGGTGACGATCATGGCGATCGGCCTCGTCTTCGTCATGTCGGCGGGGGAGATCGACCTGTCGATCGGTTCGACGGTTGCCGTCTCGGCGCTGGCGGCGGCGGTGACCGTCAACGACTATGGCCTCGCCGCCGGCGTCGTCGTCGGCATTGGTGCCGGGCTTCTTATCGGTCTTCTGAACGGCGTGCTCGTCGCCTATGTCAAGCTGCCGTCGTTTCTGGTGACGCTGGCGACACTCGGACTTTTTGCCGGTGTCTCCCGCTCGATGACGAACCTGCGCTCGATTCCTGTGACCGACAGCACCTTTACCGGCTTCTTCGGCTCGGGCTCGTTCCTTGGTGTGCCGTCGCTGATCTGGTGGACCGTAGTCGCCGTTGTCTGCGGGCATATCATCTACCGCGAGACACGCTTCGGCGCCCATGTGCTGGCAACTGGCGACAACAGCCGGGCGGCCAGCGTTTCCGGCATCAGCGTGCCGCGCATCCGGCTCGCCGTGCTGATGATCAGCGGCGGCCTCGCGGGGCTTGCCGGTCTGCTCTACGCCGGCCGCCTGCAGGCCGCCAAGTACACACTTGGCGAGACCGACCTGATGACGGTGATTGCCGCCGTCATCGTCGGCGGCACGCTGCTCAATGGCGGCAAGGGCACGATCATCGGCGCGCTTGTCGGCTCGCTGATGATGGGCATGCTCAACAATGGCCTGATCCTGATGGGCCTTTCCGTTTCCGACCAGATGATCGTTCGCGGTCTCATCATCCTCGCTGCGGTCGCCGTGTCGCTGCGCGAAAAGTCCCGCTGA
- a CDS encoding substrate-binding domain-containing protein — protein sequence MHKAVRHFALLATVFAATSGYAADGKTTGPHGEAPTPAGTFALTSVEEQQIKDGKFTAALVWHEMSEYTNAVNSGAHDEFKRLGIEVVAQTDAGFDAARQKADVETVLAKKPSIILSLPVDPATAAVVYDPARTAGVKLAFIDNSPAGYEHGKDYVTIVSDDLFQMGNKAAVAMADALGGKGKLGYIYHDADFYVTNQRDGAFKSTIEQDYPDMKIVAEAGMADPARSEEIAQGMITQNPDLDGIYVTWAEPALSVLSTLRGAGNSHTKIVTLDLNEPAALDMVKGGNIAALVADEAYNIGVTAARAAAGSLVGKKAEPFLVVNSLAVTKATVADGWKKSLNKDVPATIADAMK from the coding sequence ATGCACAAGGCAGTGAGACATTTCGCGTTGCTGGCTACGGTCTTTGCCGCGACGTCGGGTTATGCCGCCGATGGCAAGACCACGGGGCCACACGGCGAGGCGCCGACGCCCGCCGGCACATTCGCGCTGACATCAGTTGAAGAGCAGCAGATCAAGGACGGCAAATTTACCGCCGCACTCGTCTGGCACGAGATGAGCGAGTACACCAACGCCGTCAACAGCGGCGCCCATGACGAGTTCAAGCGGCTCGGTATCGAGGTGGTGGCACAGACCGACGCCGGCTTCGACGCCGCGCGCCAGAAGGCCGACGTCGAGACGGTGCTTGCCAAGAAGCCGTCGATCATCCTGTCGCTGCCGGTCGATCCGGCGACGGCTGCCGTCGTCTATGATCCGGCGCGCACCGCCGGCGTCAAACTTGCCTTCATCGACAATTCGCCGGCCGGATACGAACACGGCAAGGACTATGTGACGATCGTTTCCGACGACCTTTTCCAGATGGGCAACAAGGCTGCCGTCGCCATGGCGGATGCGCTCGGCGGCAAGGGCAAGCTCGGCTACATCTATCACGACGCCGATTTCTACGTGACCAACCAGCGTGACGGCGCTTTCAAGTCGACGATCGAACAGGACTACCCTGACATGAAGATCGTCGCCGAGGCTGGCATGGCGGATCCCGCCCGCAGCGAAGAGATCGCGCAAGGGATGATCACCCAGAACCCGGATCTCGACGGCATCTACGTGACCTGGGCCGAGCCGGCGCTGAGCGTGCTTTCGACGCTGCGTGGCGCCGGCAATAGCCACACCAAGATCGTGACGCTCGACCTCAACGAACCGGCAGCGCTCGACATGGTCAAGGGCGGAAACATCGCCGCCCTGGTCGCCGATGAGGCCTACAATATCGGTGTCACCGCAGCGCGTGCCGCGGCGGGCTCGCTGGTCGGCAAGAAGGCCGAGCCATTCCTGGTGGTCAACTCGCTTGCCGTCACCAAGGCTACGGTTGCCGACGGCTGGAAGAAGTCCCTCAACAAGGACGTCCCCGCGACGATCGCGGATGCGATGAAGTGA
- a CDS encoding substrate-binding domain-containing protein, with protein MLLKKLMAAALVSGFVLAVGAASAQTVGPSGESATPSADVALTDADIGALKGKGYKAALLWHTSSDFTNAVSAGAKDEFARAGVEIAVTTDAGFDAARQRSDIETALAAKPNVILALPLDPVTSAEAFRQAVTDGSKLVFLSNLPSGYKQGTDYASIVTDDLFQMGKQAADALAKAIGGKGKVGYIFHDASYYVTNQRDQAFKSTIEKDYPDIKIVAEQGISDPARAEELASAMLLQNPDLDGIYVTWAEPADGVLSALRASGNTKTKIVTLDLAEPVALDMVKGGNVTALVADKAYELGRAMAAAGLKSLLGQQTPAFVVAPALTVTKENVAEGWKQSLNRDAPQSVLDAAK; from the coding sequence ATGCTTCTGAAGAAATTGATGGCTGCTGCGCTCGTCAGCGGTTTCGTGCTTGCCGTAGGTGCCGCTTCCGCCCAGACGGTCGGTCCGTCCGGTGAGAGCGCAACGCCGAGTGCCGACGTGGCGCTGACCGATGCAGATATCGGCGCGCTTAAGGGCAAGGGCTACAAGGCGGCGCTGCTGTGGCACACCTCGTCTGACTTCACCAATGCCGTTTCGGCCGGGGCCAAGGACGAGTTTGCCCGCGCCGGCGTTGAGATCGCAGTGACGACGGATGCCGGCTTTGACGCTGCCCGCCAGCGCAGCGACATCGAAACGGCGCTTGCCGCCAAGCCGAATGTGATCCTGGCCCTGCCGCTCGATCCGGTGACCTCGGCCGAAGCCTTCCGCCAGGCCGTCACCGACGGCAGCAAGCTCGTGTTCCTTTCCAATCTGCCGAGCGGCTACAAGCAAGGCACGGATTACGCCTCGATTGTCACCGACGATCTCTTCCAGATGGGCAAGCAGGCGGCTGATGCTCTCGCGAAAGCGATCGGCGGCAAGGGCAAGGTCGGCTACATCTTTCACGACGCCAGCTACTACGTGACCAACCAGCGCGACCAGGCGTTCAAGTCGACGATCGAGAAGGACTATCCGGATATCAAGATCGTGGCCGAGCAGGGCATCTCCGATCCGGCCCGCGCCGAGGAACTGGCAAGCGCCATGCTGCTGCAGAACCCTGACCTTGACGGCATCTATGTGACTTGGGCCGAGCCCGCCGATGGCGTGCTTTCCGCCTTGCGCGCGAGCGGCAATACCAAGACCAAGATCGTGACCCTCGATCTCGCCGAACCCGTCGCGCTCGACATGGTCAAGGGCGGCAACGTCACGGCACTCGTTGCCGACAAGGCCTATGAGCTCGGACGGGCGATGGCAGCGGCTGGCCTTAAGTCGCTGCTCGGGCAGCAGACCCCGGCGTTCGTCGTCGCACCGGCTCTGACGGTCACCAAGGAAAATGTCGCCGAAGGCTGGAAGCAGTCGCTGAACCGCGATGCACCGCAATCGGTGCTCGACGCGGCCAAGTAA
- a CDS encoding M20 family metallopeptidase — protein sequence MTTDGLVERLRRELDREAAVTLFRGAIGRESITGNEANVVSYLADVMQRLGLDGLTTAEFLPGRPNVWAERKGAGKGPRLLFIGHTDTVHVDGWREHWAGTEREDPFAAPIIDGAVWGRGSGDLKAGICASLAALSLLDKAGVELAGDVAFAFVGDEESGQPGTGVSAGIKDLVGRIEGGEIARPDFVVYVEPTRLSVYPAQIGFFITDITITGKSAYFGVPELGKDALRASHAAMSALWKHSDEIAARAEHKLIGRSFLLITGLAGGGYIAVPERCTLSLIRKLLPGESLDTAAAEIEAAVRSSITDPQITVEFSYPAGRDHALGGTAAEIDETAAEVGTLSASMAEAMGGRGVIEGAPFWSESPFFVNRLGIPAVYCAPGDIRNCHTYEERVEVEEYLAGVVGFAAFMARYCGVMD from the coding sequence ATGACGACGGATGGTTTGGTCGAACGATTGCGCAGGGAACTCGACCGCGAGGCGGCGGTTACGTTGTTTCGCGGCGCGATTGGGCGCGAAAGCATTACCGGCAACGAGGCGAACGTTGTTTCCTATCTGGCCGACGTAATGCAGCGTCTTGGCCTCGACGGGTTGACGACTGCTGAGTTTCTGCCGGGACGTCCGAACGTGTGGGCGGAGCGCAAGGGTGCGGGCAAGGGGCCGCGGCTGCTGTTTATCGGCCATACGGACACGGTGCATGTCGACGGCTGGCGCGAGCATTGGGCAGGCACCGAGCGCGAGGATCCTTTTGCAGCACCGATCATCGACGGCGCGGTCTGGGGTCGCGGCTCGGGCGATCTCAAAGCCGGCATCTGTGCGTCGCTTGCGGCGCTGTCGCTGCTCGACAAGGCCGGCGTTGAGCTGGCAGGTGACGTGGCCTTTGCCTTTGTCGGCGATGAGGAAAGCGGCCAGCCGGGGACCGGCGTTTCAGCCGGCATCAAGGATCTGGTCGGCCGTATCGAGGGCGGCGAGATCGCACGACCGGATTTTGTCGTCTATGTCGAGCCGACGCGGCTTTCTGTCTATCCGGCGCAGATCGGCTTCTTCATCACCGACATCACCATAACAGGCAAATCAGCCTATTTCGGCGTTCCCGAACTCGGCAAGGACGCGCTACGCGCCAGCCATGCGGCGATGTCGGCGCTTTGGAAGCATTCCGACGAGATTGCCGCACGAGCCGAACACAAGCTGATCGGCCGAAGTTTCCTTCTGATCACGGGTCTCGCAGGCGGCGGCTATATCGCCGTGCCCGAGCGCTGCACCCTGTCGCTGATCCGTAAGCTCCTGCCCGGTGAATCGCTGGACACGGCGGCGGCCGAGATCGAAGCGGCGGTTCGCTCGTCGATTACCGATCCGCAGATCACGGTCGAGTTTTCCTATCCGGCCGGCCGCGACCATGCGCTCGGCGGCACGGCGGCCGAGATCGACGAGACGGCAGCGGAAGTCGGCACTCTGTCGGCTTCCATGGCCGAAGCCATGGGCGGTCGCGGCGTGATCGAAGGCGCTCCTTTCTGGTCGGAATCGCCGTTCTTCGTCAATCGCCTCGGCATACCCGCCGTCTATTGCGCGCCCGGCGATATCCGCAATTGCCATACCTACGAGGAGCGGGTCGAGGTCGAGGAATACCTCGCCGGCGTCGTCGGTTTCGCCGCCTTCATGGCCCGCTACTGCGGCGTCATGGACTGA
- a CDS encoding ROK family transcriptional regulator: MNDSLRISRKFSQRSVMEAIVQGGPISRASISKQTGLSKQTISEIVRGLEEEGWVQETGRTSGHVGRTAVTYELVCDAAFIIAVDLGGTKVRVAITDLACQIFAEDTAPTDPRGGRFVVEQIAAMAFEAADRQKIAREKIRLAVVGVPGAPCSETGRVLLAPNIAGFDTMDVVGAFEEVLGFGAMLENDVNLAVLGENWLGQGQGIDNLAYVALGTGVGSGLMVGGHLVRGVSNAAGEMGFLPLGADPFEAESLRTGAFERAVASHGMAERYAKLSGKTVAVPTIFANAEAGDAAALTVLDETARFLAAGVAAIAAIANPQKVILGGSIGLRPEMLSRVKAFLPQCFPYPVNVETGELGARAAIIGAAAIGLGQLHNTLFGVDAPDGRISLPRANVNALREAI; encoded by the coding sequence GTGAACGACAGTCTGCGCATCTCCCGGAAGTTCTCTCAGCGCTCCGTCATGGAGGCGATCGTTCAGGGCGGGCCGATTTCGCGTGCGTCGATTTCCAAGCAGACCGGCCTTTCCAAGCAGACCATTTCCGAGATCGTCCGCGGCCTCGAAGAGGAGGGGTGGGTTCAGGAGACGGGGCGCACCAGCGGTCACGTCGGGCGCACGGCCGTCACCTACGAGTTGGTTTGTGACGCCGCCTTCATCATCGCTGTCGACCTCGGTGGCACCAAGGTGCGCGTAGCGATCACCGATCTCGCCTGCCAGATCTTTGCCGAAGATACCGCGCCGACCGATCCGCGCGGTGGTCGCTTCGTCGTCGAGCAGATCGCCGCCATGGCCTTTGAGGCGGCCGATCGGCAGAAGATCGCCCGCGAGAAGATCCGGCTTGCGGTGGTCGGCGTTCCCGGTGCCCCCTGCAGCGAGACCGGCCGGGTGCTGCTTGCACCGAACATCGCCGGCTTCGACACGATGGACGTCGTCGGCGCCTTCGAGGAGGTGCTCGGCTTCGGCGCCATGCTCGAAAACGACGTCAATCTCGCGGTTCTCGGGGAGAACTGGCTGGGTCAGGGGCAGGGGATCGATAATCTCGCCTATGTGGCGCTCGGCACCGGTGTCGGCAGCGGACTGATGGTCGGTGGCCATCTGGTGCGCGGCGTCAGCAATGCAGCCGGTGAAATGGGTTTCCTGCCGCTCGGCGCCGATCCTTTCGAGGCGGAATCGCTGCGCACCGGCGCCTTTGAGCGGGCCGTCGCTTCGCATGGCATGGCGGAGCGCTATGCGAAGCTTTCGGGCAAGACTGTTGCGGTGCCTACTATCTTTGCGAACGCGGAAGCGGGCGACGCGGCGGCCCTGACAGTGCTGGACGAAACGGCGCGGTTCCTGGCGGCCGGTGTTGCCGCGATTGCCGCAATTGCCAACCCGCAGAAGGTCATACTCGGCGGGTCGATCGGGCTGCGTCCGGAGATGCTTTCGCGCGTGAAGGCCTTCCTGCCGCAGTGCTTTCCCTATCCGGTCAATGTCGAAACGGGCGAACTCGGGGCGCGTGCCGCGATCATCGGAGCGGCAGCGATCGGGCTTGGCCAATTGCACAACACCCTGTTCGGGGTTGATGCGCCTGACGGCCGGATCTCGCTGCCGCGAGCGAACGTGAATGCACTTCGGGAGGCGATTTGA
- a CDS encoding GcvT family protein yields MAEFPQKAKVVIIGLGGIVGASIAHHLIERGWDDIVGIDKSGVPTDIGSTAHASDFCYTTSHDYLSVWTTQYSIDFFEKMGHYARIGGLEVARTGDDVWMEEIKRKLSSAKAFGTRAHYVSPAEIKKMFPLIEEDQVMGGMFDPDAGLVIPRSQTVAGKLVDAAEKSGKLQVFGNTPAKSLIVENGRIKGVVTHRGTIMADHVIVCAGIWGRLIAEMVGEDLPVMPVDHPLTFFGPYNEFEGTGKEIGFPLLRDQGNSAYMRDTGDPKTTEGGQIEWGYYETTNPRLCHPRHILEKHEARLSPSQRDLEMEQIIEPLERAMELTPILGELGYNESHSFNGLLQVSAAGGPSCGESQKVRGLWYCVAIWVKDGPGYGKLIADWMTDGRTEIDHASIDYSRFYPHQLEEKFIEGRCFEAAQKIYYPAVHTREPYATGRDVKRSPFYEREKELGGYFMELGGWERAHGYAANEHLLEKYGDRVPVRENEWDSRHFWRVSNAEHLAMSEDCGIVNLSHFHMVDIEGPDHVELLEWLCAAKIGGDGNIGKGIYTHFLDDEGMVRADFTVFRMADRCRLVNGADAGPRDFQYMRRVAEDRGLDVTITDVSEKFITIGIWGPNARETLKKVVADPSGLDIENFAFAAIKPIEIAGKKVSAFRISYVGEQGWELHMKYEDGLAVWDALRATGVMAFGVETYANSRRMEKSLRLQNADLLTQYNLIEADLARPKVKDVDFRGKAKHLEYKAREHQPAMLCTLVLTENTDRNGIKRYPVGTLPVIDPETGRVLVDELGRRSYTTSIAFGPTIGKNIALAYLPWSHCQVGRKLNVEYFAETYPVEVVGVGYKPLYDPENLKPRS; encoded by the coding sequence ATGGCAGAGTTTCCGCAAAAGGCGAAAGTCGTAATCATCGGGCTGGGTGGCATCGTCGGTGCCTCGATCGCACACCACCTGATCGAGCGCGGCTGGGACGACATCGTCGGCATCGACAAGTCAGGCGTGCCGACCGATATCGGCTCGACCGCGCACGCCTCGGACTTCTGCTACACCACCAGCCACGACTATCTGTCGGTCTGGACGACGCAGTATTCGATCGATTTCTTCGAGAAGATGGGCCATTACGCCCGCATCGGCGGCCTGGAGGTCGCACGCACCGGCGACGACGTCTGGATGGAAGAGATCAAGCGCAAGCTGTCTTCCGCCAAGGCCTTCGGCACCCGCGCCCATTATGTCTCGCCGGCCGAAATCAAGAAGATGTTCCCGCTGATCGAGGAAGATCAGGTCATGGGCGGCATGTTCGACCCGGATGCCGGCCTCGTCATCCCGCGCTCGCAGACGGTTGCCGGCAAGCTCGTCGATGCGGCGGAAAAGTCCGGCAAACTGCAGGTCTTCGGCAACACGCCGGCAAAGTCGCTGATCGTCGAGAACGGCCGCATCAAGGGCGTCGTCACCCATCGCGGCACGATCATGGCCGACCATGTCATCGTCTGTGCCGGCATCTGGGGCCGCCTGATTGCCGAAATGGTCGGCGAGGACCTGCCGGTGATGCCGGTCGACCACCCGCTGACCTTCTTCGGCCCGTACAACGAGTTCGAAGGCACCGGCAAGGAAATCGGCTTCCCGCTTCTGCGCGACCAGGGCAACTCCGCCTATATGCGCGACACCGGCGACCCGAAGACCACCGAGGGTGGCCAGATCGAGTGGGGCTACTACGAGACCACCAATCCGCGCCTCTGCCATCCGCGGCACATTCTCGAAAAGCACGAGGCGCGCCTGTCGCCGTCGCAGCGCGATCTCGAGATGGAGCAGATCATCGAGCCGCTCGAACGAGCCATGGAACTGACGCCGATCCTCGGCGAGCTCGGCTATAACGAGAGCCACTCCTTCAACGGCCTGCTGCAGGTCTCGGCTGCCGGCGGCCCCTCCTGCGGCGAGAGCCAGAAGGTGCGCGGCCTCTGGTACTGCGTCGCCATCTGGGTGAAGGATGGCCCCGGCTACGGCAAGCTGATCGCCGACTGGATGACCGATGGGCGCACCGAGATCGACCATGCCTCGATCGACTATTCCCGCTTCTATCCGCACCAGCTCGAGGAGAAGTTCATCGAGGGCCGCTGCTTCGAGGCGGCGCAGAAGATCTATTACCCGGCCGTGCACACGCGCGAACCCTATGCCACCGGCCGCGACGTCAAGCGCTCGCCCTTCTACGAGCGCGAGAAGGAACTCGGCGGCTACTTCATGGAACTCGGCGGCTGGGAGCGTGCCCACGGCTACGCCGCCAACGAGCATCTGCTCGAAAAATACGGCGACCGCGTGCCGGTGCGCGAGAACGAGTGGGACAGCCGCCATTTCTGGCGCGTTTCCAACGCCGAACACCTGGCGATGAGCGAGGATTGCGGCATCGTCAACCTCTCGCATTTCCACATGGTCGACATCGAAGGCCCTGACCATGTCGAGCTGCTGGAGTGGCTCTGCGCCGCCAAGATCGGCGGCGACGGCAATATCGGCAAGGGCATCTACACCCACTTCCTCGACGACGAGGGCATGGTTCGGGCCGACTTCACCGTCTTCCGCATGGCCGACCGCTGCCGTCTGGTGAACGGCGCCGATGCCGGACCGCGCGACTTCCAGTACATGCGCCGTGTCGCCGAAGACCGCGGCCTTGACGTCACCATCACCGACGTCTCGGAGAAGTTCATCACCATCGGCATCTGGGGGCCGAACGCCCGCGAAACGCTGAAGAAGGTGGTTGCCGATCCCTCGGGCCTCGATATCGAGAACTTCGCCTTTGCCGCGATCAAGCCGATCGAGATCGCCGGCAAGAAAGTCTCCGCCTTCCGCATCTCCTATGTCGGCGAGCAGGGCTGGGAACTGCATATGAAGTACGAGGATGGCCTGGCCGTCTGGGACGCGCTGCGCGCAACCGGCGTCATGGCCTTCGGCGTCGAAACCTATGCCAACTCGCGCCGCATGGAAAAGAGCCTGCGCCTGCAGAACGCCGACCTCCTCACCCAGTACAACCTGATCGAGGCCGATCTGGCGCGCCCAAAGGTCAAGGACGTCGACTTCCGCGGCAAGGCGAAGCACCTCGAATACAAGGCACGCGAACACCAGCCGGCCATGCTCTGCACCCTCGTCTTGACGGAAAACACCGACAGGAACGGCATCAAGCGCTACCCGGTCGGCACCCTGCCGGTGATCGATCCGGAAACCGGCAGGGTGCTGGTCGACGAACTCGGCCGCCGCTCCTACACCACCTCGATCGCCTTTGGGCCGACGATCGGCAAGAACATCGCGCTTGCCTATCTGCCCTGGTCGCATTGCCAGGTCGGCCGCAAGCTCAACGTCGAGTACTTTGCCGAGACCTACCCGGTCGAAGTCGTCGGCGTCGGCTACAAGCCGCTCTACGACCCGGAAAACCTGAAGCCGCGCAGCTGA